The Alteriqipengyuania halimionae genome contains a region encoding:
- the parE gene encoding DNA topoisomerase IV subunit B — protein sequence MADELFDNDGSKTPGDDYDSSSIEVLEGLEPVRRRPGMYIGGTDDRALHHLAAEVLDNAMDEAVAGHASRIEVVLDEDNRLSIADNGRGIPVDEHPKYPGQSTLEVILTTLHSGGKFSGKAYATSGGLHGVGVSVVNALSSHTRVEVARDRKLYAQEFARGLSLGKIEEIGAAPNRRGTTVIFTPDTEIFGDRQFKPKRLFKLARSKAYLYAGVEIRWKCAPSLLSEDVPEEAVFKFPGGLADHLAEQVGERECVTAQPFAGKQDFAPDQDNGSQGRVEWAIAWPLYSDGSTSWYCNTVPTPDGGTHEQGLRAALTKGLRAFGDLIGTKKAKDITADDVTNGSEIMLSVFIRDPQFQSQTKDRLTSPEAARLVENAVRDHFDHFLSDNMDRGRALLGQVMERMDERLRRKQEREIKRKTATNAKKVRLPGKLTDCSGETDAETELFIVEGDSAGGSAKQARNRKTQAILPIRGKILNVASATADKIRANSEIADLTLALGCGTRKDCDAEKLRYDKIVIMTDADVDGAHIATLLMTFFFQEMPDLVRKGHLYLAQPPLYRLTAGKESRYASDEAHRQELEETVFKGKKVEVSRFKGLGEMNPQQLRETTMDPDKRSLVRITLPAEFEDRAVVKDLVDRLMGRNPEHRFDFIQNNAGEFDREMIDA from the coding sequence ATGGCAGACGAACTGTTCGATAACGATGGGTCCAAGACCCCCGGCGACGATTACGATTCCTCCTCGATCGAGGTGCTGGAGGGGCTTGAACCCGTCCGGCGGCGGCCGGGCATGTATATTGGCGGGACCGACGACCGGGCGCTGCACCACCTCGCCGCCGAAGTCCTCGACAATGCGATGGACGAAGCGGTGGCCGGTCACGCCTCGCGCATCGAAGTCGTGCTGGACGAAGACAATCGGCTGAGCATTGCCGATAACGGCCGCGGCATCCCCGTCGACGAGCATCCCAAATATCCGGGTCAGTCGACGCTCGAGGTGATCCTCACCACATTGCATTCGGGCGGCAAGTTCTCGGGCAAGGCCTATGCCACCAGCGGCGGCCTGCACGGCGTCGGGGTCAGCGTGGTCAATGCGCTGTCCTCGCACACGCGGGTCGAAGTGGCGCGCGATCGCAAGCTCTACGCGCAGGAATTCGCGCGCGGCCTCTCGCTCGGCAAGATCGAGGAAATCGGCGCCGCTCCCAATCGCCGCGGCACCACCGTGATCTTCACGCCCGACACCGAGATTTTCGGCGATCGCCAGTTCAAGCCCAAGCGGCTGTTCAAGCTCGCCCGTTCTAAGGCCTATCTCTATGCCGGGGTCGAGATCCGCTGGAAATGTGCGCCCTCGCTCCTCAGCGAAGACGTGCCCGAAGAGGCGGTCTTCAAGTTTCCCGGCGGGCTCGCCGATCACCTCGCCGAACAGGTCGGGGAGCGTGAATGCGTTACGGCGCAGCCATTCGCGGGCAAGCAGGATTTCGCCCCAGATCAGGATAATGGCTCACAGGGCCGCGTGGAATGGGCGATCGCCTGGCCGCTCTATTCGGACGGTTCGACCAGCTGGTATTGCAACACCGTACCCACTCCCGATGGCGGCACGCACGAACAGGGCCTGCGCGCCGCGCTGACCAAGGGTTTGCGCGCGTTCGGGGATCTGATCGGCACCAAGAAGGCGAAGGACATCACCGCCGACGACGTGACCAACGGATCGGAGATCATGCTCTCGGTCTTCATCCGCGATCCGCAATTCCAGTCGCAGACCAAGGACCGGCTGACCTCGCCCGAAGCGGCGCGCCTGGTCGAGAACGCGGTGCGCGACCATTTCGACCACTTCCTGTCCGACAATATGGACCGCGGCCGCGCGCTGCTGGGCCAGGTGATGGAGCGGATGGACGAGCGGCTCCGGCGCAAGCAGGAACGCGAGATCAAGCGCAAGACCGCGACCAATGCCAAGAAGGTCCGCCTACCCGGCAAGCTGACCGACTGTTCGGGCGAGACCGACGCCGAAACCGAGCTGTTCATCGTCGAAGGGGACTCCGCGGGTGGCAGCGCCAAGCAGGCGCGTAACCGCAAGACCCAGGCGATCCTTCCGATCCGCGGCAAGATCCTCAACGTCGCCAGCGCAACGGCGGACAAGATCCGCGCAAACAGCGAAATCGCAGACCTCACCCTCGCTTTAGGTTGTGGCACGCGCAAGGATTGCGACGCCGAAAAGCTGCGTTACGACAAGATCGTCATCATGACCGATGCCGATGTCGATGGCGCGCATATCGCGACCTTGCTGATGACCTTCTTCTTCCAGGAAATGCCCGATCTGGTGCGCAAGGGGCACCTGTACCTCGCCCAGCCTCCCCTTTACCGCCTCACCGCCGGGAAGGAGAGCCGCTATGCCAGCGACGAGGCGCATCGCCAGGAGCTCGAGGAGACGGTCTTCAAGGGCAAGAAGGTGGAGGTCTCCCGCTTCAAGGGCCTCGGCGAAATGAACCCGCAGCAATTGCGCGAGACCACGATGGATCCCGACAAGCGCAGCCTGGTGCGGATCACCCTGCCCGCCGAATTCGAGGACCGGGCGGTGGTGAAGGACCTCGTCGACCGGCTGATGGGTCGCAATCCCGAGCACCGCTTCGACTTCATCCAGAACAATGCTGGCGAATTCGATCGCGAAATGATCGACGCCTGA
- a CDS encoding RNA polymerase sigma factor, whose protein sequence is MTEPAQHRLYHQAGEQFAPAIARLSKAMERDPERARDLEQDIHCELFRSFARFDGDCSLKTWVYRVSHNVAAEHRLRASRHPKPVSLDEIDTLPEPGNAERAAAESLAVARAHSLIRALPTLDAQVMLLWLEGETGTDIADVTGLKPGAVATRVHRLKALLSSKFDAPTKEYDDD, encoded by the coding sequence ATGACCGAACCAGCGCAACATAGGCTTTACCACCAGGCGGGTGAGCAATTCGCCCCCGCGATCGCGCGCCTTTCCAAGGCGATGGAGCGCGATCCCGAAAGGGCGCGCGATCTGGAGCAGGACATCCATTGCGAGCTGTTTCGCAGCTTCGCACGCTTCGATGGCGATTGCTCGCTCAAGACCTGGGTCTACCGGGTCTCGCACAATGTTGCTGCCGAACATCGCCTGCGCGCATCCCGGCACCCCAAACCCGTGTCGCTCGATGAGATCGATACGCTTCCCGAACCCGGCAATGCCGAGCGTGCAGCGGCCGAAAGCCTCGCCGTGGCGCGGGCGCATTCACTGATCCGCGCCCTCCCCACGCTCGATGCGCAAGTCATGCTGCTGTGGCTCGAAGGCGAAACCGGAACCGATATCGCCGATGTGACGGGCCTCAAACCCGGCGCGGTTGCGACCCGGGTCCACCGTCTCAAAGCGCTGCTTTCGAGCAAGTTCGATGCCCCGACCAAGGAATACGACGATGACTGA
- a CDS encoding serine hydrolase codes for MRPIIAAFAAAIAMPLPAAAQDASTQAIAEDPFASRTADALAVLKDEKDADGVFTVEFLAQIPASQLHELAARLESEFGALQDVKSVDPRSAMAAVFEMRFEKAIGQGNIMIDPEQDDRISLIEFTDFRAIESDKSTIADDLSELGGETGLLVARLEDNGDITPLLDVNGEQQLAIGSTFKLYVLSAVARAVAEGRHRWDEVVSLSQSTFAGSQLNAFPKNAPMTVQTLASFMISVSDNRATDQLIALVGREAVEVEVLAASHADPELILPFLTTAELFALKAGSDEKLSHYAAADDSDQRVALDALDLSGVANGDVNAIFANGPRALEVEWFASGYDIARIFQQLDGFDDPTVDAVLGINPAMGPADRAQWRTVAYKGGSEPGVLNFSWLLSDAEGRRFVVSIGRNDPTTTFGDTDLMLLAQRAIRVARDQ; via the coding sequence ATGAGACCCATCATCGCCGCCTTCGCTGCCGCCATCGCAATGCCGCTGCCCGCAGCGGCGCAGGACGCCTCCACCCAGGCAATCGCGGAAGACCCGTTCGCTTCGCGAACGGCCGATGCTTTGGCCGTGCTCAAGGATGAGAAAGACGCCGACGGCGTTTTCACCGTCGAATTTCTTGCGCAGATTCCCGCGTCGCAACTGCACGAACTCGCAGCCCGGCTCGAATCCGAGTTCGGTGCGTTGCAGGACGTGAAGTCGGTCGATCCGCGCTCGGCGATGGCAGCGGTGTTCGAAATGCGGTTCGAGAAGGCGATTGGCCAGGGCAACATCATGATCGATCCCGAGCAGGACGATCGGATCTCGCTTATCGAGTTCACCGACTTCCGCGCGATCGAATCCGATAAGAGCACGATTGCCGACGATCTTTCCGAACTTGGCGGTGAAACCGGCCTGCTGGTGGCACGGCTGGAGGACAATGGCGACATCACGCCCTTGCTAGACGTCAACGGCGAGCAGCAATTGGCAATCGGCTCGACCTTCAAACTCTACGTGCTCTCGGCGGTCGCGCGGGCGGTTGCCGAAGGGCGGCATCGCTGGGACGAGGTCGTTTCTCTCTCGCAAAGCACCTTTGCCGGGAGCCAGTTGAACGCGTTCCCCAAGAACGCACCGATGACCGTGCAAACCCTCGCGTCGTTCATGATTTCGGTCAGCGACAATCGCGCCACCGACCAGTTGATCGCGCTGGTCGGGCGCGAGGCCGTCGAGGTCGAGGTCCTGGCGGCCAGCCACGCCGATCCCGAGCTTATCCTGCCCTTCCTCACGACTGCCGAGTTGTTCGCCCTCAAAGCCGGTTCTGACGAGAAGCTCAGCCATTACGCGGCCGCCGACGACAGCGATCAACGTGTGGCGCTCGATGCACTGGATCTTTCCGGCGTGGCAAACGGCGATGTGAACGCCATTTTCGCGAACGGACCGCGCGCCCTCGAGGTTGAATGGTTCGCCTCGGGTTACGACATCGCACGGATTTTCCAGCAGCTCGATGGTTTCGACGATCCGACGGTCGACGCGGTCCTCGGCATCAACCCCGCCATGGGCCCCGCCGATCGCGCCCAATGGCGCACGGTCGCCTACAAGGGTGGCTCGGAACCGGGCGTGCTCAATTTCAGCTGGCTTCTGTCCGATGCCGAAGGTCGCCGCTTTGTCGTCAGTATCGGACGCAACGATCCTACGACCACGTTCGGCGATACCGATCTCATGCTTCTGGCCCAGCGGGCGATCCGCGTCGCGCGCGATCAATAG
- a CDS encoding AAA family ATPase: MTDTRFEGTQSYIATEDLKVAVNAAVTLRRPLLVKGEPGTGKTVLAQEVAKAMGAPLIEWNVKSTTKAQQGLYEYDAVARLRDGQLGDERVHDISNYIKKGKLWEAFTSEQLPVLLIDEIDKADIEFPNDLLQELDRMSFDVYETHETITAQERPIVIITSNNEKELPDAFLRRCFFHYIKFPDRETMQEIIDVHFPDIQKQLVTKAMEIFYELREVPGLKKKPSTSELLDWLKLLMNEDMPLDVLQDANPNSAVPPLHGALLKNEQDVMLFERLAFMARRQS, encoded by the coding sequence ATGACCGACACACGCTTCGAAGGCACCCAATCCTATATCGCGACCGAAGACCTCAAGGTCGCCGTCAACGCGGCGGTGACGCTGCGTCGGCCGCTGCTGGTGAAAGGCGAACCGGGCACCGGCAAGACCGTGCTGGCGCAGGAAGTCGCCAAGGCGATGGGTGCGCCGCTGATCGAGTGGAACGTCAAATCGACTACCAAGGCGCAGCAGGGCCTCTACGAATACGACGCGGTGGCCCGCCTACGAGACGGCCAGCTCGGCGACGAGCGCGTTCACGACATCTCGAACTACATCAAGAAGGGCAAATTGTGGGAGGCGTTCACCTCCGAACAGCTACCAGTCCTGCTGATCGACGAGATCGACAAGGCCGATATCGAGTTCCCCAACGACCTGTTGCAGGAGCTCGACCGGATGAGCTTCGATGTCTACGAAACCCATGAGACGATCACCGCGCAAGAGCGCCCGATCGTCATCATCACGTCGAACAACGAAAAGGAATTGCCCGACGCGTTCCTGCGCCGGTGCTTTTTCCACTACATCAAGTTTCCCGATCGCGAGACGATGCAGGAAATCATCGACGTCCACTTCCCCGACATCCAGAAACAGCTCGTCACCAAGGCGATGGAAATCTTCTACGAGCTGCGCGAAGTGCCCGGCCTCAAGAAGAAGCCCAGCACCAGCGAATTGCTCGACTGGCTCAAGCTGCTGATGAACGAGGACATGCCGCTGGACGTGCTGCAGGACGCCAATCCCAACAGCGCCGTTCCGCCTCTCCACGGCGCGCTGCTCAAGAATGAGCAGGACGTGATGCTGTTCGAACGCCTCGCCTTCATGGCACGCCGCCAGAGCTGA
- a CDS encoding methyl-accepting chemotaxis protein produces the protein MPAYPQVDQGQMEVSRIEAASQSAINRIPESCGEVTVGCSDVAGIVEGVIRSSERLREEQAALQGTVAALEQDQRQVASSSSEARALSERARARLDEGTDLIKGSLNQIGELLGLVDSLTRHVTDFTAAMEQVRSSSQKIDTIAETTNILALNATIEAMRAGEAGRTFAVVADEVKSLARDTRLATEEITHTIDALGGQAERVIQQIEDGAQASNETKTSVAQIEQTLIGVSDLVKEVDRQNEQITGATGTISDHVARVQNVMSSFASATVRNETQLEDANRRVGMLEMTANSMFDHIVHAGLSPEDSAMVEQARNAANEAAQMAEEAIADGRLSLADVFDADYQPIAGSNPPRFRNRMMDWAYDHWRPLLDREESRDPRVVAAACTDMNGYLPAHLTKCSQQPTGDVTHDTKFCRNGRIILDPIDQKSKKSTAPYMMAVYRQEGDGKTYHVVRNVYVPIFIEGRRWGDFELAYKLA, from the coding sequence GTGCCTGCATATCCACAGGTGGACCAGGGGCAGATGGAAGTTAGCAGAATAGAAGCGGCAAGCCAGAGCGCGATCAACCGCATTCCCGAAAGCTGTGGCGAGGTCACCGTTGGGTGCTCCGATGTTGCGGGAATCGTCGAAGGCGTGATCCGTTCGTCCGAGCGATTGCGGGAAGAGCAGGCGGCCTTGCAGGGCACCGTCGCGGCGCTCGAGCAGGATCAGCGACAAGTAGCCAGTTCAAGCTCCGAAGCACGTGCGCTTTCTGAGCGCGCGCGAGCCCGGCTCGATGAAGGCACCGACCTTATCAAGGGTTCGCTCAACCAGATTGGGGAATTGCTCGGCCTGGTCGATTCACTTACCCGGCACGTGACCGATTTCACCGCTGCAATGGAGCAGGTGCGTTCGAGCTCGCAAAAGATCGACACCATCGCCGAGACCACCAATATCCTTGCTCTCAATGCTACGATCGAGGCGATGCGCGCGGGCGAGGCGGGGCGCACCTTTGCTGTGGTGGCGGACGAGGTGAAGAGCCTCGCGCGCGACACGCGGCTCGCGACCGAGGAAATCACGCACACCATCGACGCGCTTGGCGGGCAGGCCGAACGCGTCATCCAGCAGATCGAGGATGGCGCCCAGGCGAGCAACGAGACCAAGACTTCGGTCGCCCAGATCGAACAGACGCTGATCGGGGTCAGCGACCTCGTGAAGGAAGTCGATCGCCAGAACGAGCAGATCACAGGTGCGACCGGCACGATCAGCGATCATGTGGCGAGGGTGCAGAATGTGATGTCGAGCTTCGCCTCGGCCACTGTCCGCAACGAAACCCAGCTGGAAGACGCCAATCGCCGCGTCGGCATGCTCGAAATGACCGCCAACTCGATGTTCGATCACATCGTTCACGCCGGTCTATCGCCCGAAGACAGCGCGATGGTCGAACAGGCACGCAATGCGGCCAACGAAGCCGCGCAAATGGCCGAAGAGGCAATTGCCGACGGCAGGCTGAGCCTCGCCGATGTGTTCGATGCTGATTATCAGCCGATCGCAGGCAGCAATCCGCCGCGCTTCCGCAACCGGATGATGGACTGGGCCTACGATCACTGGCGTCCTTTGCTCGATCGCGAAGAGTCTCGCGATCCACGCGTGGTGGCCGCGGCCTGTACCGATATGAACGGCTATCTGCCGGCGCACCTTACCAAGTGTTCGCAGCAGCCGACCGGCGACGTGACGCATGATACGAAGTTCTGCCGCAACGGCCGGATCATCCTCGATCCCATCGACCAGAAATCGAAGAAAAGCACCGCGCCCTACATGATGGCCGTCTACCGCCAGGAAGGCGACGGCAAGACCTACCATGTGGTCCGTAACGTCTACGTCCCGATCTTCATCGAGGGACGCCGCTGGGGCGATTTCGAACTGGCGTACAAGCTGGCTTGA
- a CDS encoding vWA domain-containing protein: MFFNFVDELREAGIPASFKEHLTLIEALDRDVIEQSPEAFYYLSRATFVKDEGLLDRFDQVFNKVFKGLLTDYGQNPVDIPEDWLKAVAEKFLSPEEMEKIKALGDWDEIMETLKKRLEEQKERHEGGNKWIGTGGTSPFGHSGYNPEGVRIGGESKHKRAVKVWEKREFKNLDNTKELGTRNIKMALRRLRRFARDGAADQLDLDATIDGTAKQGWLDIRMRPERRNAVKLLLFLDVGGSMDPFIKLVEELFSAATTEFKNLEFYYFHNCLYEGVWKDNRRRWTERTKTWDILHKFGHDYKIVFVGDAAMSPYEITHPGGSVEHFNEESGTAWMKRVTDTYPAAVWINPVPEKQWGYSQSTKMMRELMKDRMYPLTLEGLDDAMRELSRKQG; this comes from the coding sequence ATGTTTTTTAATTTCGTCGACGAATTGCGCGAAGCCGGCATTCCGGCGAGCTTCAAGGAGCATCTGACGCTGATCGAAGCGCTAGACCGCGATGTGATCGAGCAGTCCCCCGAAGCGTTCTATTACCTTTCGCGCGCGACCTTCGTGAAAGACGAAGGCCTGCTCGACCGGTTCGACCAGGTGTTCAACAAGGTCTTCAAGGGTTTGCTGACCGATTACGGGCAGAACCCGGTCGATATTCCCGAAGACTGGCTGAAGGCGGTGGCCGAGAAATTCCTCTCTCCTGAAGAGATGGAGAAGATCAAGGCGCTCGGCGATTGGGACGAGATCATGGAGACGCTGAAGAAGCGGCTCGAAGAACAGAAGGAACGCCACGAAGGCGGCAACAAGTGGATCGGCACGGGCGGCACCTCGCCCTTCGGCCATTCGGGCTACAATCCCGAAGGTGTGCGAATCGGCGGCGAGAGCAAGCACAAGCGCGCGGTGAAGGTATGGGAAAAGCGCGAGTTCAAGAACCTCGACAACACCAAGGAACTCGGCACCCGCAATATCAAGATGGCCTTGCGTCGCCTGCGTCGGTTCGCGCGCGACGGGGCTGCCGACCAGCTCGATCTCGACGCGACGATCGACGGCACGGCCAAGCAGGGCTGGCTCGATATCCGGATGCGGCCCGAACGACGCAATGCGGTGAAACTGCTGCTGTTCCTCGATGTCGGCGGATCGATGGATCCGTTCATCAAGCTGGTCGAGGAATTGTTCAGCGCCGCTACGACCGAGTTCAAGAACCTCGAATTCTACTACTTCCACAATTGCCTGTACGAAGGCGTGTGGAAGGACAATCGCCGCCGCTGGACCGAGCGGACCAAGACCTGGGACATCCTTCATAAATTCGGCCACGACTACAAGATCGTGTTCGTCGGCGATGCCGCGATGAGCCCTTATGAAATCACCCATCCGGGCGGCTCGGTCGAGCATTTTAACGAAGAATCGGGCACCGCCTGGATGAAGCGTGTGACCGATACCTATCCCGCGGCGGTTTGGATCAATCCGGTGCCCGAAAAGCAATGGGGCTATTCGCAAAGCACCAAGATGATGCGCGAATTGATGAAGGACCGCATGTACCCGCTGACGCTCGAGGGTCTCGACGATGCGATGCGGGAATTGAGCCGCAAGCAGGGATAG
- a CDS encoding exo-beta-N-acetylmuramidase NamZ family protein: MKNGIDRLLADPQLRAPLDGRRVALLAHPASVTEDLTHSLDALIAAGVNVSSAFGPQHGLKGDKQDNMVETADETDPHYGIPIFSLYGEHRRPTGQMMSTADVFLFDLQDLGCRIYTFVTTLLYVLEAAAAHGKSVWVLDRPNPAGRPIEGTLLVEGQESFVGAAQMPMRHGLTMGEMGQWFVDHFGLDVDYRVIEMEGWAPDGPGHGWPTDRVWINPSPNAANVNMARAYAGTVMLEGTNLSEGRGTTRPLEVLFGAPDLDAAAVRAEMQRLAPDWLSGCALRECWFEPTFHKHSGELCSALMIHAEGPFYDHAAFRPWRLQALVFRAIRNLHPDYDLWRDFPYEYEFDRLAIDVINGGPSLREWVDDKNSTPGDLEALAARDEAIWRERIAPHLLY; encoded by the coding sequence ATGAAAAACGGTATCGACCGGCTGCTTGCCGATCCGCAACTTCGCGCCCCCCTCGATGGTCGACGCGTCGCGCTGCTTGCGCATCCCGCCTCGGTGACGGAGGACCTGACGCATAGCCTCGATGCGCTGATCGCCGCCGGTGTGAACGTATCGAGCGCGTTCGGGCCCCAGCACGGGCTCAAGGGCGACAAGCAGGACAATATGGTCGAAACCGCGGACGAGACCGATCCGCATTACGGTATCCCTATCTTCAGCCTGTACGGAGAGCATCGCCGCCCGACCGGGCAGATGATGTCGACTGCGGATGTGTTCCTGTTCGACCTGCAGGACCTGGGGTGCCGGATCTACACCTTCGTCACCACGCTGCTTTACGTGCTCGAAGCCGCCGCCGCGCATGGCAAGAGCGTATGGGTGCTTGACCGCCCCAATCCGGCCGGCCGACCGATCGAGGGTACGCTACTCGTTGAAGGACAGGAGAGCTTCGTCGGCGCAGCGCAAATGCCGATGCGGCACGGCCTCACCATGGGCGAGATGGGGCAGTGGTTCGTCGATCATTTCGGTCTCGACGTGGATTATCGCGTGATCGAAATGGAAGGGTGGGCGCCCGACGGCCCCGGCCACGGATGGCCCACAGATCGCGTGTGGATCAATCCCTCACCCAATGCCGCCAACGTCAACATGGCGCGCGCCTATGCCGGCACGGTGATGCTGGAGGGGACGAATTTGAGCGAGGGCAGGGGGACAACCCGCCCACTCGAAGTGCTGTTTGGTGCGCCCGATCTCGATGCGGCTGCGGTTCGCGCGGAAATGCAGCGTTTGGCACCCGATTGGCTAAGCGGCTGCGCACTGCGCGAATGCTGGTTCGAACCGACCTTCCACAAGCATAGCGGCGAGCTTTGCAGCGCGCTGATGATCCACGCGGAAGGTCCGTTCTACGATCACGCCGCGTTCCGCCCATGGCGCTTGCAGGCGCTGGTGTTCAGGGCGATCCGCAACCTTCATCCCGACTACGATCTGTGGCGCGACTTTCCCTACGAATACGAATTCGATCGGCTCGCGATCGACGTGATCAACGGCGGACCATCCTTGCGCGAATGGGTCGACGACAAGAACAGCACTCCGGGCGATCTGGAAGCCCTGGCCGCACGTGACGAAGCGATCTGGCGCGAGCGCATCGCGCCGCATCTGCTCTACTGA
- a CDS encoding DOMON-like domain-containing protein, with the protein MQTHVLVAHPAFPPVQVRGMEARVIGHDANWLRLRWRIEGSAGLVVPAFAGKGRADELWKTTCFEAFLQPEGGSAYVELNLSPSERWAAYDFTAPREGMSERAMPREPDCTMRQGSSFAIFDAAIPAAGLPNAVCNLGLTAVIEEDGGVKSYWALAHGAEHPDFHDPACFKAQLAAPPGA; encoded by the coding sequence ATGCAAACGCACGTGCTTGTCGCACACCCGGCATTTCCGCCAGTGCAGGTCCGCGGGATGGAAGCGCGTGTTATCGGCCACGATGCCAATTGGCTGCGGTTGCGCTGGCGGATCGAAGGCAGCGCCGGACTGGTCGTCCCGGCTTTCGCCGGGAAGGGGCGGGCCGACGAGTTGTGGAAGACCACATGCTTCGAAGCGTTTCTCCAGCCTGAAGGCGGATCGGCCTATGTCGAGCTCAACCTGTCCCCGTCCGAGCGCTGGGCTGCCTACGATTTCACCGCGCCGCGCGAAGGTATGAGCGAGAGGGCGATGCCGCGCGAACCCGATTGTACGATGCGGCAGGGATCGAGCTTTGCGATCTTCGACGCAGCCATTCCCGCTGCGGGTTTGCCAAACGCGGTGTGCAATCTCGGCCTCACCGCCGTGATCGAGGAAGACGGCGGCGTCAAAAGCTACTGGGCGCTGGCCCATGGCGCAGAGCATCCTGATTTTCACGACCCGGCTTGCTTCAAAGCACAGCTTGCGGCACCTCCGGGCGCATGA
- the tyrS gene encoding tyrosine--tRNA ligase translates to MTTYTSDLMRVLETRGYIHQITDAEELDKLAATQVVPGYIGFDATAPSLHIGSLVQIMMLRRLQQTGHKPVVLMGGGTTRIGDPTGRDESRKMLTDEAIEENVAGIRTVFERLLTFGDGPTDAVMVNNHDWLEGLGYIEMLQKVGTHFTVNRMLSFDSVRLRLEREQPMTFLEFNYMILQGYDFRHLSQEMGVRLQMGGSDQWGNIVNGLELGRRMDGTELFGLTTPLLTTADGKKMGKTAAGAVWLNEAQLPAYDFWQFWRNVDDRDVGRFLKLFTDLPLDEIARLEALEGKDINDAKIVLADEVTKLVRGEDAAESARETAQATFDQGGVGEDLPTVEVPDEGMTVAMACTALGLTASNGEAKRKVKEGAVKLDDERVSDPQEVLRVPPGSTRRLSVGKKKHGILVAN, encoded by the coding sequence ATGACGACCTACACATCAGACCTGATGCGCGTCCTCGAAACGCGCGGCTATATCCACCAGATCACCGACGCGGAAGAGCTCGACAAGCTCGCCGCCACTCAGGTCGTCCCGGGATATATCGGGTTCGACGCAACCGCGCCTTCGCTCCATATCGGAAGCCTCGTGCAGATCATGATGCTGCGGCGGCTCCAGCAGACCGGACACAAGCCCGTCGTCCTGATGGGCGGCGGCACGACGCGGATCGGCGACCCGACGGGGCGTGACGAGAGCCGCAAGATGCTGACCGACGAGGCGATCGAGGAAAACGTCGCCGGAATCCGCACTGTGTTCGAGCGCCTGCTCACTTTCGGTGACGGTCCGACAGACGCGGTGATGGTCAACAATCACGATTGGCTTGAGGGTCTCGGCTATATCGAGATGCTGCAGAAGGTCGGCACGCACTTCACCGTCAATCGCATGCTGTCGTTCGATTCGGTGCGGCTACGGCTCGAGCGCGAGCAACCGATGACCTTCCTCGAATTCAACTACATGATCCTGCAGGGCTACGATTTCCGCCATCTCAGCCAGGAGATGGGCGTGCGGCTGCAGATGGGCGGCAGCGACCAGTGGGGCAATATCGTCAACGGGCTGGAACTTGGCCGCCGCATGGACGGCACCGAATTGTTCGGCCTGACGACCCCGCTGCTGACCACGGCCGATGGCAAGAAGATGGGCAAGACCGCCGCCGGCGCGGTGTGGCTCAACGAAGCCCAGCTTCCGGCTTATGACTTCTGGCAATTCTGGCGCAATGTCGACGATCGCGATGTCGGCCGGTTCCTCAAGCTGTTCACCGATCTCCCGCTAGACGAGATCGCCCGGCTCGAAGCGCTCGAAGGCAAGGATATCAACGATGCCAAGATCGTCCTCGCCGACGAGGTGACCAAACTTGTACGCGGCGAAGATGCTGCGGAATCGGCCCGCGAAACCGCGCAGGCCACGTTCGATCAGGGCGGGGTGGGTGAAGATCTCCCAACCGTCGAAGTGCCCGATGAAGGGATGACTGTCGCGATGGCCTGCACCGCGCTGGGTCTGACCGCTTCCAACGGCGAAGCGAAGCGAAAGGTCAAGGAAGGCGCGGTCAAGCTCGACGATGAACGGGTTTCCGATCCACAGGAAGTCCTTCGCGTACCGCCCGGTTCGACCCGCCGCCTGAGCGTAGGAAAGAAGAAACACGGCATTCTCGTCGCCAACTGA
- a CDS encoding PilZ domain-containing protein: MGPGAQLSVTDKRRAARHPVSHPVIGEHRNLGDVHMHIANISAQGFMVEGALEFGRGERVTIRLPVIGRIEAHMIWQTEDRAGFQFERIIRVDEFGMLIDELQPNPRLRSSR, from the coding sequence ATGGGTCCAGGTGCACAGCTTTCGGTCACGGACAAGCGCCGCGCGGCGCGACATCCGGTCTCGCATCCCGTTATCGGCGAGCACCGGAACCTCGGCGACGTGCATATGCATATCGCCAATATCTCAGCGCAGGGCTTCATGGTGGAAGGCGCGCTCGAATTCGGCCGCGGCGAACGCGTGACCATCCGCCTGCCCGTCATCGGCCGGATCGAGGCCCACATGATCTGGCAGACCGAAGATCGCGCCGGGTTCCAGTTCGAGCGAATCATTCGGGTCGACGAGTTCGGAATGCTGATCGACGAACTCCAGCCCAATCCTCGCCTCCGCTCTTCTCGCTAA